A region from the Benincasa hispida cultivar B227 chromosome 12, ASM972705v1, whole genome shotgun sequence genome encodes:
- the LOC120068226 gene encoding 14 kDa proline-rich protein DC2.15-like: protein MASKATASLAFLLSLNLLFFTFVTACDNCYVPAPPKPKPCPPTKPTPSPAYGKCPKDTLKIGVCAKLLGGLVDLTIGKPPVTPCCTLVEGLADLEAAVCLCTAIKASVLGNKLNIPLHLSLLLNVCKKNLPNGFQC, encoded by the coding sequence atgGCTTCCAAAGCTACAGCCTCTCTTGCCTTCCTCCTCTCTCTCAATCTCCTTTTCTTCACCTTTGTCACAGCTTGTGACAATTGCTATGTCCCTGCCCCACCCAAGCCCAAGCCATGCCCTCCTACAAAACCAACCCCTTCACCTGCCTATGGAAAGTGTCCTAAGGATACTCTTAAAATCGGCGTTTGCGCTAAGCTCCTCGGTGGCCTCGTCGACCTTACTATCGGCAAGCCCCCGGTGACCCCATGCTGCACCTTGGTTGAAGGCCTTGCTGATCTTGAAGCTGCTGTCTGCCTTTGCACTGCCATCAAGGCTAGCGTTTTGGGCAACAAGCTTAACATCCCTCTCCACCTCAGTTTGCTTCTTAATGTTTGCAAGAAGAATCTTCCCAATGGATTCCAGTGCTGA
- the LOC120068035 gene encoding 14 kDa proline-rich protein DC2.15-like yields MASKATASLAILLSLNLLFFSLVSACDNCYVPAPPKPKPCPPTKPTPSSGYGKCPKDTLKIGVCAKLLGGLVDLTIGKPPVTPCCTLVEGLADLEAAVCLCTAIKASVLGNKLKIPLHLSLLLNVCKKNLPNGFQC; encoded by the coding sequence ATGGCTTCCAAAGCTACAGCCTCTCTTGCTATCCTCCTTTCTCtcaatctccttttcttctccCTTGTCTCAGCTTGTGACAATTGCTATGTCCCTGCCCCACCCAAGCCTAAGCCATGCCCGCCCACAAAGCCAACCCCTTCCTCTGGCTATGGAAAGTGTCCTAAGGATACCCTTAAAATCGGCGTATGCGCCAAGCTCCTCGGTGGGCTCGTCGACCTTACCATCGGCAAGCCCCCGGTGACCCCATGCTGCACCTTGGTTGAAGGCCTTGCTGATCTTGAAGCTGCTGTCTGCCTTTGCACTGCCATCAAGGCTAGCGTTTTGGGCAACAAGCTTAAAATCCCTCTCCACCTCAGCTTGCTCCTTAATGTCTGCAAGAAGAATCTTCCCAATGGATTCCAATGCTGA